GTACCTGAAGTCAACGGTGTTTCTTTATTCACTCAAATCAGGAgtatataatacaaaacacaCCAGAGCATGTATGTGGATGCTCCACCATTGAATCCAAAGAAACCAAGTATGGAGGATCCAGACTTTTGCTCCACTGCAAAATGGTAGTTAAGAGACATCTCTTGTATTCTTGTCATACAACACTCATCGGCATTCCCTGTCACACAAGCAAGATAGATTTAACAAATCAACTAAAGCGGATCTTTAGCTAACTCGAAAGTGAATTAGAAAGATCTAACCGTATTTCCAGCCGGCTTGTACAAGAGCTAACTCAGGGTTGTGGACAAGAAACGGAACAGTGCGTTCAAGAAAATCAGGTTCTGGCTGAAAATCAGCATCAAAGATTACAACGAAGTCGCATCCATCCACATAACTATGCTTCATTCCTGCAGTGAGAGCTCCTGCTTTGTACCCGTCTCTACCACTTCTAACCTCCGCTTTTATGTTAATACCTTCGCTCGACCATTTCTTACACTCCAATCTAACcagtttctattttatttcagAACAAGAAACACTTCTTTATAGATATTGAGGCTGAGACAAAAGGATAAAAGTACATTCAGATGAGCTCAATAAAGGTTAAAGGAAAGGACCTGACTCTCTTCGTCGGTTGAATCGTCAAGCACTTGAACAATCATCCGATCCAGTGGCCATAATAGCTTACACACCGCTCCTATCGAAAGTTGACATACCTGTTTAAAACATCTTTACTTGTGAAACATAGTTCTCTGTTTAGCTTAcacaccattttgttttttttggtttccaaaGTCAGTCACCTCTTTTTCGTTGTAGATTGGGATCTGAATGAGAACCATTGGATGAATGCTTGAAGGAGCTAGCTCAACGTCGTCATTGTTCTTAAAGCTTTCCCATTTTAGAACTTTCTGTGGTGTTCGTCTAAGTAATTTGCCAATGGCGACAACTATAGCCATATATGCTGCATCTATGAACAACAACACCGAGATAACCTGACATAGATTCACCATACGTTTCAGTATCGGTACGAGGAAGATGAACCTTGTTTGCTCCAATACGTATCCAATCACTCCCAACACGCTCATGTCGTCGAATAATCCATCAGAAGATGTCGCCATTGCTCGAAAAGGAGGTTagcagaagaaacaaagagaagaagacttaGAAATCTCCCTGGAGAAATAAAGCTTCAGGAAGATCCGACATTCTTTTGTCTTTCCTATACCATCTCTGTCTTTGATTTAGTAAAGAAGtcttttgtttgattaaatATTCTATCGAGACATCATTCGACATGTGTAGTCGTGGATCGTGATCACTAAGAATTAAAAATACAGATTGGTTATGATTGAGCTGGAATTGGTTGTTAACATAATACACATTTACACCATGTCttaatattaaattagtaaTGTAATATTATAATGACACAATCAGTATCTCTGACTTTCGTTTAATTTGAATTGTCTAATCAAAAAGAGATTACTACTAGTAATCCTTGCATAGTTGGACCGATTTAGCGAAAGGTACTCTACCAAAACAAGACCATCGATCAACAAAACATATGTGTGAATGGGACACTAAAGACAAGAGGTTTAGGTTGTCAAAGAAGCAGTTTAGATGGGTCCTCTCATCAATGCAAACGATTAATCTCGTTCAAACACAAAGtcaatgatttatttatttatttattcaggGGAATTTGTAGTTTTTGATTAAAGTGTAAAACtatttgtaacttttcataaaagAGACAGCGTGGTTTTCACGCGCTATAAGAGCAAGTGGGGAAATTGATTATCTTAATTCAGCAGAGGAGAACCCAATCtttgattctcttctctctgcttAGCTTCTTTCACTACCACACAGAAACAGAGCTTCCCCCGTCTTCATCTTCCTCCGTATGCGTCACTCTTAATACATTCGATTTCACAATGTCCGTCGCTCTCAACGCCGGATTCAGTTCTCCGGTAAGTGtttcatgtcttcttcttttgatgaCCCATCtaagattcttctttcttcacatACGACTCTAGTAATTGGGGATGAAATCGAAAAACTTTCTCGTTACCTTGGAGATTCCTGCAACTgggtttgattttgtgtgtttagcCTCTTTGATTGATTGGTTTCTCTATGGATTCAGAAAAGCTTAATCCTTTTTCTATGGATGCTTTATTTTTGCTGATAATAACaaaaatcttatcttttttttgaagCTTCGTAACAGATCCCATCCTACAATACCGTTAAAGCCTTCACCTTTTGTGCCCAACATCTCTCTGATTAGTTCAAGGAGGTCACTTTTAAGCAGAAGAGGACTGGTTTTATCTTGTGTTGAGAAAAACGACAGTTCTGTCACAACAACATCTGTTGATTCTTCTCCCTCTTCGGATACTTCTAGTAAACCAGCAAGTGAATCAGTTGAATCAGGAAGCAATGGCTCAGCTAAAAAAGCACCATTGACAGCACGAGAGAGATTAAGAGCAGCTCGGGTTCTTAGCCGATACACTGAAGCAGCACCTAAACCTTCAAAACCTAAGATGGGAAGCCAGCTTCTTGATGTGCTCAAGGAAAgtgataagaaaacaaagaggaaaccgGGTCTACCCGAAGCACCAACCAACATGCTTGATGATAGCAGGAGAGGGATGCCGAAGAACGGCCTTACGTTTGATTTACCCGGAGGCTCGGATATTCTCATCATTGCTTTCTCCTTTGTGTTCATAAGCACAGTGATGTTTGCTACTACTTT
The Camelina sativa cultivar DH55 chromosome 6, Cs, whole genome shotgun sequence genome window above contains:
- the LOC104791891 gene encoding uncharacterized protein LOC104791891; translation: MSVALNAGFSSPLRNRSHPTIPLKPSPFVPNISLISSRRSLLSRRGLVLSCVEKNDSSVTTTSVDSSPSSDTSSKPASESVESGSNGSAKKAPLTARERLRAARVLSRYTEAAPKPSKPKMGSQLLDVLKESDKKTKRKPGLPEAPTNMLDDSRRGMPKNGLTFDLPGGSDILIIAFSFVFISTVMFATTFLVWKLGAIHFNE